A stretch of the SAR86 cluster bacterium genome encodes the following:
- the proB gene encoding glutamate 5-kinase translates to MNKDDKWVIKAGSSLVSGNHEGLNIDFISKLASQIDFLRKNKQEVIIISSGAVAKGMNDLGLEKRPDQLAMLQACAAVGQRGISEIYQKTFEKLGYTTGQVLITHDDIANRTRYLNAKNTIETLLELGIIPIVNENDCVATEEISFGDNDRLGAALAGLIRADRFVMLTDQDGIFTDDPSKNKEAKLLGLINLDDENIDLSQQLNSTSGLLGRGGMKTKIEAARISLNSGAATWVVSGFGEDTLLKIYNGEEVGTQITTNKSTLSSRKLWISSFGSVSGTIKLDDGAIEALLTKGKSLLSVGITDVVGNFNKGDLVRCTDKRGNEIATGLINFNNEEVKAIKGLNSEEISTTLGYLTQEEVIHRNNLVLS, encoded by the coding sequence ATGAATAAAGATGATAAGTGGGTAATTAAGGCAGGAAGTAGTCTGGTATCAGGCAATCATGAAGGTCTAAATATAGACTTCATATCTAAATTAGCTTCTCAAATAGATTTTTTAAGAAAGAATAAGCAAGAAGTTATCATTATTTCCTCTGGAGCTGTTGCTAAAGGTATGAATGATTTAGGTTTAGAAAAAAGACCCGATCAGCTGGCAATGCTTCAGGCTTGCGCTGCAGTTGGTCAAAGAGGTATCTCAGAAATTTACCAAAAAACCTTTGAAAAGCTTGGATATACTACCGGTCAAGTACTCATAACACATGATGATATTGCCAATAGAACACGATACTTGAATGCCAAAAATACCATAGAAACACTCTTGGAGCTCGGAATCATCCCTATTGTTAATGAGAATGATTGCGTCGCAACAGAAGAGATTTCTTTTGGTGATAATGATAGATTAGGAGCAGCACTAGCAGGATTGATTAGGGCCGATAGATTCGTGATGTTGACGGATCAAGATGGAATTTTTACTGATGATCCTTCAAAAAACAAAGAAGCTAAATTATTAGGTCTAATAAACTTGGATGACGAAAATATTGATCTTTCTCAACAATTAAATAGTACCTCAGGCCTTTTAGGTCGAGGAGGGATGAAAACAAAAATCGAAGCTGCCAGAATCTCTCTCAACTCTGGAGCTGCTACATGGGTAGTAAGCGGATTTGGGGAAGATACTTTATTGAAGATATATAATGGAGAAGAGGTTGGAACTCAAATAACTACAAATAAATCTACTCTATCTTCCAGAAAACTTTGGATTTCATCATTTGGTTCTGTTTCAGGTACCATAAAGTTGGATGATGGAGCAATTGAAGCCTTATTAACAAAAGGCAAAAGTCTTCTATCTGTTGGCATCACTGATGTTGTAGGTAATTTTAATAAAGGTGACTTAGTTAGATGCACAGATAAAAGAGGAAATGAAATTGCTACTGGACTAATTAATTTTAATAATGAAGAGGTTAAGGCGATTAAAGGCCTTAATTCTGAAGAAATATCTACCACTCTAGGCTATCTTACCCAAGAAGAGGTAATCCATCGTAATAATTTGGTCTTAAGTTAA
- a CDS encoding SMP-30/gluconolactonase/LRE family protein, whose product MKRELKTLMDGLTFGEGPRWYNNKFYFSDFYSHKVYCLDLEGNYEVIVEVPSQPSGLGWRPDETMLIVSMIDRKLLSFKDEILEEEADLSEFAGFHCNDMVVDHSGNAYIGNFGFNTYEGEEIKPTNLILVKPGEDPVIAADDLLFPNGTVITPDNKTLIVAETYAARLTAFDKAADGSLSNRRTWADLKENAAEGLVPIPDGMCLDEEGAIWVASPSTSEVIRVHEGGMISERIPVETNAFACMLGGEDGKTLFICTSSGSGVDPDSALREKSGKIEIVEVDVRGVGRP is encoded by the coding sequence ATGAAAAGAGAATTAAAAACATTAATGGATGGACTGACTTTTGGAGAGGGTCCAAGGTGGTATAACAACAAATTTTATTTCTCTGATTTTTATAGTCATAAAGTATATTGTTTAGATCTTGAAGGAAATTATGAAGTAATAGTGGAAGTTCCGAGTCAACCTTCAGGATTAGGATGGAGGCCGGATGAGACAATGTTAATTGTCTCGATGATAGACAGAAAGTTACTTAGCTTTAAAGACGAAATTTTAGAAGAAGAAGCTGACTTATCTGAATTTGCAGGTTTTCATTGTAACGATATGGTTGTAGATCACTCCGGCAATGCCTATATAGGAAATTTTGGATTTAATACCTACGAAGGAGAAGAAATTAAGCCTACTAATTTAATATTAGTGAAGCCAGGTGAGGATCCAGTCATTGCGGCAGATGACTTGCTCTTTCCAAATGGTACAGTGATCACCCCTGACAATAAAACTTTGATAGTAGCCGAGACTTACGCAGCTAGATTGACTGCTTTCGACAAAGCTGCTGATGGTAGTCTATCTAATCGAAGAACTTGGGCAGATCTGAAGGAAAATGCGGCAGAGGGTCTAGTGCCAATACCCGACGGAATGTGTTTAGATGAGGAGGGAGCAATATGGGTCGCCTCTCCATCAACTTCAGAAGTCATTAGAGTACACGAGGGAGGTATGATCTCTGAAAGAATTCCTGTTGAGACCAATGCATTTGCTTGCATGCTTGGAGGGGAGGATGGAAAAACCTTGTTCATTTGCACTTCAAGCGGTTCTGGAGTAGATCCAGATTCAGCATTAAGAGAAAAATCAGGGAAGATAGAAATAGTTGAAGTAGACGTGCGAGGAGTTGGCAGACCTTAA
- the fabA gene encoding bifunctional 3-hydroxydecanoyl-ACP dehydratase/trans-2-decenoyl-ACP isomerase: MSFSPKNSYNKEEILDCAQGNLFGEENGRLPTPNMLMFDRITEINVDGGKFSKGQIIAELDIHPDLWFFDCHFKGDPVMPGCLGLDAMWQLVGFYLCWMDNPGRGRALGASEVKFFGQVLPSAKLVTLKIDMKRILNLDLTVGIGEGSMLVDGREIYSAKGLKVGLFQDTSSF; this comes from the coding sequence ATGTCTTTTTCACCTAAAAATAGTTATAACAAGGAAGAAATACTTGATTGCGCACAAGGCAACTTATTTGGAGAGGAAAATGGTCGCCTACCTACCCCAAATATGCTCATGTTTGATCGTATCACTGAGATTAATGTTGACGGTGGTAAATTTTCAAAAGGCCAAATCATTGCAGAGCTAGATATACATCCAGATTTGTGGTTTTTTGATTGTCATTTCAAAGGTGATCCTGTGATGCCTGGTTGTTTAGGATTAGATGCAATGTGGCAACTGGTCGGATTTTATTTATGTTGGATGGATAATCCAGGTAGAGGCAGGGCATTAGGCGCTTCTGAAGTTAAGTTTTTTGGACAAGTTCTTCCCTCAGCCAAACTTGTAACGCTTAAAATAGATATGAAAAGAATTCTAAATCTTGATTTAACAGTAGGAATCGGTGAAGGGTCTATGCTTGTAGATGGTAGAGAGATTTATAGTGCCAAGGGTCTAAAAGTTGGTCTTTTCCAAGATACATCGAGTTTTTAA
- the ssb gene encoding single-stranded DNA-binding protein, with amino-acid sequence MARSGINKVILVGNLGQDPEVKYTAGGAAVTTLSLATSESWKDKDTGSDQEKTEWHRVVLWRRLAEIAGEYLKKGSKVYIEGQLQTRKWEQDGQTRYTTEVVGRDMQFLDSRGSSSSDSSSYDDINQDMSSQNLPDSGITDDDIPF; translated from the coding sequence ATGGCTAGAAGTGGAATCAATAAAGTTATTTTAGTAGGTAACTTAGGACAAGATCCTGAAGTAAAGTACACAGCTGGAGGGGCTGCTGTGACGACATTAAGTTTGGCTACATCAGAATCTTGGAAAGATAAAGATACAGGTTCAGATCAAGAAAAAACTGAATGGCATAGAGTAGTGCTTTGGAGAAGGCTGGCAGAAATTGCTGGAGAATATCTAAAAAAAGGATCTAAGGTTTACATAGAAGGGCAACTTCAAACTCGTAAATGGGAACAGGATGGTCAGACAAGATACACTACAGAGGTTGTAGGTAGGGATATGCAATTTTTGGACAGTAGGGGAAGTTCTTCGTCAGATAGTTCTTCCTATGATGATATTAATCAAGATATGAGTTCTCAAAATTTGCCTGATAGTGGAATTACGGATGATGATATTCCATTCTAA
- the fabB gene encoding beta-ketoacyl-ACP synthase I, which translates to MREVVITGIGIISSLGNNISEVTNSLRNLKSGISENIINKELGLRSHVSGSILNLEPKDLIDRKLYRFMGDAAAYAYLSTEEAIKDASLNVSELSNEKTGLIMGSGGASTEDQIDSADILRSKGLKRIGPYRVTKAMGSTVSACLATSFGIKGINYSISSACATSAHCIGSGMEQIQLGKQDIVIAGGGEAEHWGMTSLFDAMGALSTKYNEEPEKASRAYDKDRDGFVIAGGAGSMILEEKQHAIERGAKIYAQLTGYAATSDGLDMVSPSGEGGERCMQIAWEMSGNKNIDYINAHGTSTPAGDIIELNAIKNVFGDKIPWISSTKSLSGHSLGAAGVQEAIYGLIMMDEGFIAGSANIENLDEGAETFPIVSENVSTELQSFLSNSFGFGGTNASLIFEKI; encoded by the coding sequence ATGCGTGAAGTAGTAATAACAGGAATAGGTATTATATCCAGCTTAGGAAATAATATTTCTGAAGTAACAAATTCTCTGAGAAATTTAAAATCAGGTATCTCAGAAAATATTATCAATAAGGAGCTTGGTCTAAGAAGCCATGTATCAGGGTCTATTCTAAACTTAGAACCAAAAGACCTAATAGATAGAAAACTATATAGATTCATGGGGGACGCTGCAGCATATGCATACTTGAGCACAGAAGAAGCCATAAAGGATGCATCTTTAAACGTTTCTGAATTATCTAATGAAAAGACTGGTTTAATTATGGGCTCGGGAGGAGCTTCTACAGAGGATCAAATAGATTCTGCTGATATCCTTAGATCAAAAGGTTTAAAAAGAATAGGTCCATACCGAGTTACCAAAGCTATGGGTAGTACAGTTTCAGCTTGTCTTGCGACCTCCTTCGGTATCAAAGGCATTAATTATTCTATTTCATCTGCTTGTGCTACCAGTGCTCACTGCATTGGATCAGGAATGGAGCAAATTCAATTAGGTAAACAAGATATTGTGATTGCTGGAGGCGGCGAAGCTGAACATTGGGGTATGACAAGTTTGTTTGATGCAATGGGAGCATTATCTACCAAGTATAATGAGGAACCTGAAAAGGCCTCTAGGGCTTATGATAAAGATAGAGATGGATTTGTAATCGCTGGAGGAGCAGGATCGATGATCCTAGAAGAAAAGCAACATGCAATTGAAAGAGGAGCAAAAATATATGCTCAACTAACTGGGTATGCTGCAACATCAGATGGACTAGATATGGTTAGTCCTTCTGGAGAGGGTGGAGAGAGATGTATGCAAATTGCCTGGGAAATGAGTGGCAATAAAAATATAGACTATATCAATGCACATGGCACAAGTACTCCGGCCGGAGATATCATAGAGTTAAATGCAATTAAAAATGTTTTTGGAGATAAGATTCCTTGGATAAGTTCTACAAAGTCTCTTTCAGGTCACTCATTAGGTGCTGCAGGTGTTCAAGAAGCCATATATGGCTTAATTATGATGGATGAAGGTTTTATAGCTGGTTCAGCAAATATTGAAAACCTTGACGAGGGCGCTGAAACTTTTCCAATAGTAAGTGAGAATGTCTCGACAGAATTACAAAGTTTTTTGAGCAATAGTTTTGGATTTGGTGGAACTAATGCAAGTCTAATATTCGAAAAAATTTAG
- a CDS encoding polyprenyl synthetase family protein — protein MELLYKKIIFDELEQLEITLSESINSDIKLATEVSGHIVNSGGKRIRPAICILVAKTLGYSESDLIQLASSIELLHTATLIHDDVVDESLIRRGKESIQAKWDDAHGVLVGDFVYSKAFQLMANFDNPKIIRELANATNKISEGEVLQLSMKKKSNLSEEDYFNIIDRKTAELFKVSAVTAGILCKCTKPEIDSLNNFATSLGLAFQIQDDILDYFGQENLTGKKVGKDYEEGKFTLPIILSLKTMNQTNKTKLLSLFETRKIKDFAEVLALMKSEKILEQLQTIFTRYSNECINELKKLPHNQYRDALENIVRNLSSRLT, from the coding sequence ATGGAATTGTTATATAAAAAGATAATATTTGATGAATTAGAGCAATTAGAAATTACTCTAAGTGAATCTATAAACTCTGATATTAAATTAGCTACAGAGGTTTCTGGCCATATAGTTAACTCTGGAGGAAAAAGAATAAGACCTGCAATATGTATATTAGTTGCCAAAACCTTAGGATATTCTGAATCGGATCTGATTCAGCTTGCAAGCTCCATTGAACTTCTTCACACAGCCACCCTTATACATGATGATGTGGTCGATGAAAGCCTTATTAGAAGAGGTAAAGAGAGTATTCAGGCTAAATGGGATGATGCTCACGGAGTATTAGTTGGAGACTTTGTATATTCCAAAGCTTTTCAATTGATGGCAAATTTTGATAATCCCAAAATTATAAGAGAATTGGCTAATGCTACTAACAAAATTTCAGAAGGTGAAGTTTTACAACTCTCAATGAAAAAGAAATCCAATCTTTCAGAAGAAGATTATTTCAATATTATTGACAGAAAGACGGCAGAACTATTTAAGGTATCTGCAGTGACTGCAGGTATTTTATGTAAATGCACAAAACCGGAGATTGATAGTCTAAATAATTTTGCTACTTCATTGGGTTTAGCCTTTCAAATACAGGATGATATTCTGGATTATTTTGGACAAGAAAATCTGACTGGAAAAAAAGTCGGAAAAGATTATGAAGAAGGAAAATTTACTCTACCTATTATTTTGTCTCTCAAGACTATGAATCAAACAAATAAAACTAAATTATTATCACTCTTTGAAACCAGAAAGATTAAGGACTTTGCTGAGGTACTTGCTCTAATGAAGAGTGAAAAGATTCTTGAGCAACTGCAAACTATTTTCACTCGTTATTCTAATGAATGTATAAATGAGTTAAAAAAATTACCTCACAATCAATACAGAGATGCTCTTGAAAATATAGTTAGAAATCTTAGCTCTAGATTAACTTAA
- the cgtA gene encoding Obg family GTPase CgtA, whose product MKFIDEVTIDVKAGDGGNGLASFRRQKNIPKGGPDGGDGGHGGSIIFRAVNNLNTLSKFRFQRKFEAENGKRGGSQNKTGADGKDFVIEVPCGTLLYDLETENPLIDLVNNRDEFLICEGGKGGLGNLRYKSSTNRSPTKFTEGKLGESLSLRLELRLLADIGLLGKPNAGKSSLVRAVSSAKPKVADYAFTTLHPSLGVVDYSADSSFVISDIPGLIAGASEGVGLGIQFLKHLSRTKVIVQIVDVYEKGPNEIIEEIKELSREITNFDPMLINKVKWLALNKIDLISEDNLEELKSELENQYKDNLNIYCISAAKKEGTQQLMRDIGEFMETSNE is encoded by the coding sequence ATGAAGTTCATTGACGAAGTCACTATTGATGTGAAAGCTGGTGACGGCGGAAATGGTCTTGCAAGTTTTCGACGCCAAAAAAATATTCCTAAAGGTGGACCTGACGGCGGTGATGGTGGACACGGAGGAAGTATAATCTTCAGAGCTGTAAACAATCTCAACACCTTATCCAAGTTTAGATTTCAAAGAAAATTTGAAGCTGAAAATGGCAAAAGAGGGGGGAGTCAAAATAAAACCGGAGCAGATGGAAAAGATTTCGTTATAGAAGTTCCATGCGGCACTCTTTTGTATGATCTAGAAACAGAAAATCCCTTAATAGATTTAGTCAATAATCGAGATGAGTTTCTTATTTGCGAAGGTGGAAAAGGAGGCTTAGGAAATTTACGATATAAGAGTTCAACAAATAGATCTCCTACAAAATTTACTGAAGGTAAGTTAGGAGAAAGTCTTTCATTAAGATTAGAGCTTAGACTACTGGCAGATATTGGATTACTTGGAAAGCCGAATGCTGGCAAATCATCACTTGTAAGGGCAGTCTCTAGTGCAAAACCTAAAGTTGCTGACTATGCTTTCACCACACTTCATCCCAGTTTAGGAGTAGTAGATTACTCTGCAGACTCTAGTTTTGTTATCTCCGATATTCCTGGACTCATAGCAGGTGCATCTGAAGGAGTTGGTCTAGGGATTCAGTTCTTAAAACACTTATCAAGGACTAAAGTTATTGTGCAGATAGTTGACGTATATGAAAAAGGACCTAACGAAATAATCGAGGAGATAAAAGAGCTTTCAAGAGAAATAACCAATTTTGATCCAATGTTAATAAATAAGGTTAAATGGTTAGCTTTAAACAAGATTGATCTAATTAGTGAAGACAACCTAGAAGAATTAAAATCAGAGTTAGAAAACCAATATAAAGATAATTTAAATATATACTGTATTTCCGCTGCAAAAAAAGAAGGCACGCAGCAACTAATGCGAGATATTGGAGAATTCATGGAGACATCTAATGAATAA
- a CDS encoding MarC family protein, protein MLNLFLENFVLIFVAIDPITILPIFATFTKGLNKKDLITLCLRSTLTAFGILLLFWLFGSALLQTMGININSFRIVGGMFLMVIAYQMVFEQRQKRREETVEEVMDDEELSSLATFPIAIPLIAGPGAITLVMLLSEKSGTSIENQIVGFSPIIIVLILNAISLWASGKIAKRLPTSISSALQRTFGLLLGALAIEFVIEGLRQTFSI, encoded by the coding sequence ATGTTGAATCTTTTTTTAGAAAATTTTGTTTTAATCTTTGTAGCAATTGATCCAATTACTATATTGCCTATTTTTGCTACTTTCACCAAAGGCCTTAACAAAAAAGATTTAATTACTCTGTGTTTGAGGAGCACATTAACAGCCTTTGGTATTTTGCTTTTATTTTGGCTATTTGGAAGCGCCTTACTTCAAACTATGGGAATCAATATCAATTCTTTTAGGATTGTTGGAGGTATGTTCTTAATGGTTATTGCATATCAGATGGTATTTGAACAAAGGCAAAAAAGAAGGGAAGAAACGGTAGAGGAAGTTATGGATGATGAGGAGCTTTCTTCGCTGGCAACATTCCCAATAGCTATTCCTTTAATAGCAGGACCAGGAGCAATTACTCTGGTTATGTTGTTATCCGAGAAATCTGGAACCTCTATCGAAAATCAAATAGTTGGGTTTAGTCCCATTATTATAGTTCTGATTCTAAATGCTATTAGTTTATGGGCTTCCGGAAAGATAGCGAAGAGGCTGCCTACATCTATATCTTCAGCCTTGCAAAGAACTTTCGGACTCTTGCTCGGTGCCTTAGCAATTGAATTCGTTATAGAGGGCCTAAGACAAACTTTTAGTATCTAA
- the rpmA gene encoding 50S ribosomal protein L27, whose protein sequence is MAHKKAGGSSRNGRDSQSKRLGIKSYGGELITAGSIIVRQRGTKFHPGKNVGCGKDHTLFSKIDGRVSFVKKGPKLKQFVNVDPV, encoded by the coding sequence ATGGCACATAAGAAAGCTGGCGGAAGCAGTAGAAACGGAAGAGATTCCCAGTCTAAGAGACTTGGAATTAAGAGCTATGGCGGTGAATTAATTACTGCTGGTTCAATTATAGTCAGACAAAGAGGTACAAAATTTCACCCTGGAAAAAATGTTGGTTGTGGCAAAGACCATACTCTTTTTTCGAAGATCGATGGCAGAGTCTCTTTTGTCAAAAAAGGTCCTAAGTTGAAGCAGTTTGTAAATGTAGATCCTGTCTAA
- the smpB gene encoding SsrA-binding protein SmpB produces MAKKNKKNGNTISENRKARFDFEISKKYEAGLSLLGWETKSIRENNAQIAEAYTLLKDSEAYLIGSYIDPLKNSNQEMDPTRSRKLLLNRKELNEIIKSTSQKGNTCIPTKLYWKNGLIKCEIALAMGKKSQDKRNTIKSRDWERQKAQELRERNKN; encoded by the coding sequence GTGGCAAAAAAAAATAAAAAAAATGGAAATACAATTTCTGAAAATAGGAAAGCAAGGTTTGACTTTGAGATTTCTAAAAAGTACGAAGCTGGTTTATCTCTCTTAGGCTGGGAAACAAAAAGTATCAGAGAGAATAATGCTCAAATTGCAGAAGCTTATACTCTACTTAAGGATAGCGAGGCCTATCTAATAGGAAGTTACATTGATCCTTTGAAGAATAGTAATCAGGAGATGGATCCAACTAGATCACGAAAACTGCTCCTAAATAGAAAGGAATTAAATGAAATAATCAAATCTACCTCCCAGAAAGGAAATACTTGCATACCCACCAAACTATATTGGAAGAATGGTCTTATAAAATGTGAAATTGCACTTGCAATGGGTAAGAAATCCCAAGATAAAAGAAATACAATTAAATCGAGAGATTGGGAACGTCAAAAAGCTCAAGAATTAAGAGAAAGAAACAAAAATTAG
- the rfaQ gene encoding putative lipopolysaccharide heptosyltransferase III, with product MSNKYLIVILRFHGDVLLTKPMIDNIMLNDPDGEIDLLVYKGTGSILEQETNIAEIIEIDNSSEENLFTRIKKEIKLWAKVRSKKYKYAFFLTTQWRVVPISWSIGKAMKAAVDDKKRRKQLWIKSFSTIFPEALENHIVQRNLSALKSLGLKVFNEDLMLDPVPLEKEYKILSDSFPFLNQDNGYCLIHPTSRREKKLWDKEKFGELISLLVKKNFSVVITSGPDFHEIGYVEEILKNGDIVDEQVLNLAGKTSLLGLAALISRSKFFIGLDSVASHIAASVNKESITLFGPSNPNNWKPWSNRAKVIERDDLKNIEVGDVISLVEEMYP from the coding sequence ATGTCTAATAAGTATTTAATTGTAATACTACGATTTCATGGCGATGTTCTGCTTACTAAACCCATGATTGATAACATCATGCTCAATGATCCTGATGGCGAAATAGATCTTCTTGTGTATAAGGGTACGGGCTCTATTTTAGAACAAGAAACAAATATTGCGGAAATTATAGAAATAGATAATTCCTCTGAAGAGAATTTATTTACTAGAATAAAGAAAGAGATCAAGTTGTGGGCTAAAGTTAGATCAAAAAAATATAAATATGCTTTCTTTTTAACTACGCAATGGAGAGTAGTTCCTATTAGTTGGTCTATAGGCAAAGCAATGAAAGCGGCGGTAGATGATAAAAAAAGAAGAAAACAACTATGGATAAAATCTTTTTCCACAATTTTTCCTGAAGCTTTAGAGAATCATATTGTTCAGAGAAATCTCTCAGCATTAAAAAGCTTAGGATTAAAGGTCTTCAACGAGGATTTAATGCTCGATCCAGTCCCTTTAGAAAAAGAATATAAAATATTGTCTGATAGTTTTCCTTTTTTAAATCAAGACAATGGGTATTGTTTAATCCATCCTACTTCAAGACGTGAAAAAAAATTATGGGATAAAGAAAAGTTTGGAGAATTAATAAGTTTATTAGTTAAAAAAAACTTTTCTGTTGTCATAACTTCTGGACCAGATTTTCATGAGATAGGATATGTTGAAGAAATACTAAAGAATGGTGATATTGTCGATGAACAAGTATTAAATCTTGCTGGCAAGACAAGCCTTTTGGGTCTAGCTGCTCTCATTAGCAGATCTAAATTTTTTATAGGTCTAGATTCTGTTGCATCGCATATTGCTGCCTCAGTGAATAAAGAGTCCATAACTTTGTTCGGACCAAGTAATCCTAATAATTGGAAGCCTTGGTCCAATAGAGCTAAAGTAATTGAGCGGGATGATCTTAAGAACATTGAAGTTGGAGATGTTATTAGTCTTGTGGAAGAAATGTATCCATAA
- the rplU gene encoding 50S ribosomal protein L21 — MFAVIECGGKQHTVSEGESLKVELLSAEEGSTIEFDKVLMISDGSESKIGNPYVDNAKVTAKLVYNGKHDKIRVFKMKRRQNYRRTYGHRQNFSEIHIESISS; from the coding sequence ATGTTTGCCGTAATAGAATGCGGAGGGAAGCAACACACAGTTTCAGAGGGCGAAAGCCTTAAAGTAGAGCTTTTATCTGCTGAAGAAGGTTCGACTATTGAATTTGACAAAGTCCTCATGATTTCAGATGGAAGTGAATCTAAGATTGGTAATCCGTATGTTGATAATGCGAAAGTAACTGCTAAATTAGTTTACAACGGTAAACATGACAAAATTCGTGTTTTTAAGATGAAAAGAAGGCAAAACTATAGAAGAACCTATGGTCATAGACAAAATTTTAGTGAAATTCATATAGAGTCTATTAGTTCATAA
- a CDS encoding NAD-dependent epimerase/dehydratase family protein, with translation MSVITNKDGAVAVTGASGYIGSRIVEDLLNKGYDVHACVRDVSNSIKVDHLIELGKTAPNSSVELFEGDLFEKGSYDKAFSDCVAVIHAGATVGFNRETPQEVYDGCFTENEHVVESVKKSGSVKRFVFTSSFAAVAHPRPEGYVFDEKDWCGDNVEAYKGAWTEENISKNRDIAYAMAKANTEKMIYKIAESDGNFEAISINPLHVVGPLMTENHNQFFSWQYFVWQLLQGNNFGVLDGKQLRGDRMLWNLVDVRDVAKAHVLAAESKNATNGSRYILSATDTSGEMFTWQLQTKLQELFPEIKEIGGEAMKNGEPEKSTYDSPRSYCLKAINELGLSTYSIEDTLKQTGESYRRMGLL, from the coding sequence ATGTCAGTAATAACAAATAAAGATGGGGCAGTAGCGGTAACTGGAGCAAGCGGATATATCGGATCCAGAATAGTAGAAGACCTCTTAAATAAGGGTTACGACGTGCATGCTTGCGTTAGGGATGTAAGTAATAGCATAAAAGTAGATCATCTCATTGAATTAGGGAAAACTGCTCCTAATTCAAGTGTAGAGCTATTTGAGGGTGACCTATTTGAAAAAGGAAGCTATGACAAGGCATTCTCCGATTGTGTAGCAGTAATTCACGCGGGTGCTACTGTTGGCTTCAATAGAGAGACACCTCAAGAAGTATATGATGGATGCTTCACAGAAAATGAGCACGTAGTTGAATCTGTCAAAAAGTCTGGCAGTGTTAAGCGCTTTGTTTTTACAAGTTCTTTTGCGGCTGTAGCGCATCCAAGACCAGAGGGTTATGTATTTGATGAAAAAGATTGGTGCGGAGATAATGTTGAAGCCTACAAAGGGGCGTGGACTGAAGAAAATATCTCTAAAAACAGAGATATTGCTTATGCAATGGCTAAAGCTAACACTGAAAAGATGATCTATAAAATAGCAGAATCTGATGGGAATTTTGAAGCTATTTCAATTAACCCTCTACATGTTGTAGGACCATTAATGACTGAAAACCATAATCAATTCTTTAGTTGGCAATATTTTGTTTGGCAACTACTCCAAGGTAATAACTTTGGTGTATTGGATGGAAAGCAATTACGAGGGGATAGAATGTTATGGAATTTGGTAGATGTAAGAGATGTAGCCAAAGCGCATGTTTTAGCTGCAGAGAGTAAAAATGCAACGAATGGATCCCGATATATCCTATCCGCAACTGATACCTCTGGTGAAATGTTTACATGGCAGCTGCAAACAAAACTTCAAGAATTATTTCCGGAAATAAAAGAAATCGGTGGCGAAGCAATGAAAAATGGTGAACCTGAGAAGAGTACATACGACTCACCCAGATCTTATTGCTTAAAAGCTATTAATGAATTAGGACTATCTACATATTCTATTGAGGATACCTTAAAGCAGACTGGAGAATCTTATAGAAGAATGGGTCTTCTTTAG
- the rpsT gene encoding 30S ribosomal protein S20 has product MANIKSAIKRARQNVKRNALKSSQRASTRTAVKSVLSAIEANDKEMAKSALAGAEKTLDSMAGKKVITKNKASRTKSRLSKKVKAL; this is encoded by the coding sequence ATGGCAAATATTAAATCAGCAATAAAAAGAGCAAGGCAAAATGTAAAAAGAAATGCTCTTAAAAGCTCTCAAAGAGCATCTACCAGAACAGCTGTTAAGTCTGTTCTGAGCGCTATTGAAGCAAACGATAAAGAAATGGCAAAAAGTGCATTGGCAGGAGCAGAAAAGACACTTGATTCAATGGCTGGTAAAAAAGTGATCACAAAAAACAAAGCCTCTAGGACTAAATCTAGATTATCAAAAAAAGTTAAGGCCCTTTAA